CGAGCCTATTttgcacaatattttttttataaaatatatatcaaattatgCATAAAAAAGGTGAATCTGGACCAACTTGACTTGCTTTTAATGCCTTAGGAAGGACCGGGTAACCCATTTTGACAAATCTTTTCCTTTGCAAtcagtttttaaataattatatttataaactttattcaataattacattaaaatttggCAAATTCTAactaaattttgttatatttttttaactatgtaccattgtgataaataattttgtaagagTTGTTTCATCGTGATGTattaaatattagtttattttgatAGATAATTTCTTCATTCTTAAATAAGTTCTACATTTTAGCCAATAAAGATTAGTTAAATTTGTAAGGATTGGATTTATAtctcaattattaaaatatgttttaaccATAATAAACTCTTGAGATCTAATTCACTCAAACTTTTTACACCacacaaaaataataagttctacatttacatatttctattaactatatattttttatttataagaatcaaataaGTAATaggaaatttaaaacaaatcacACATGTTACTTAACCAACTAATTTGAATTCCTCCtcgattttttctttttgtgaacaaaacattttttcctAGGACCATAATTCATATAAAGTGTGACAACTTTGTTCGAAAATTAAGTAGTGAAAATTTTGGCTTTTTTACTGAATAAGGGTAAAAATTTACACAATTTTTCAATcgaaagtatattttaaaaaattatccaaaatggGATAAGTAATAATAGGTGTTACGACTTCCGAGTTAGAAGTTGTAACACCTGttatgactttttattttttttaactgaagtcgtaaaattatttacgactttagttcaaatattttttttttgactttaaactcataatttttttttaactgaagtcgtaaaattatttatgatttcagtaaatttacaacttttttttttatgactttaaagtcctaaaaccttttttttataattttttaaaggtttagaactttgaagtctaaatttttttttttttagttttagttttaaaaaatttactattgCTCacggttttatttttattttaaataaaaaaatttaaatatatatttaaatataataaataatattaagttgacttacttattagtatatttttttataattttattttaatgttttattatttaaaacatgttatatatatttttaaaatagtttaatttaaatgttttttatttaaagtttaactaatctttcaataaaaatacacatttaATAAGAAAGTTTAAGAATACAAACagtgataaaataatatttataagaaagctaaagatatatatatataatcatggatTAATAATGAAGTCGTGTAGTATTCCATGATTTCAACAATTCAACAAATGTCTCGTGCTTTAAATaaactttaaactttaaataaaaaatatttaaattaaactctataaaaatatatataacatgttttaaataataaaacattaaaataaaataataacatatccaataaaatcataaaaaatatacttataagtaagtcaatttaatattatttattatatatttaaatatattattttattttattttatttaaaataaaaataaaaccgtaaacaattataaatttaaaacaaaaactaaaaaaaaataggtttagTAGGACTTCAAAGTCGTaaacctttaaaaaattaaaaaaaggttatacgacttcaaagtcataaaacaaaaaaaaaatcataaatttattgaaatccTACATAATTTTAcgacttcaattaaaaaaatttataactttaaaatcgtaaaaaaaatatttgaattgaagTCGTAAggacttcaattaaaaaaataaaacgttGTAACACCGGTTAAGACTTATTtcagtcattttttaaaatatatctccaaattgaaaaattgtgtaaatttttattactcTACGAATACTTCGTCTTTTAAACAAAATCATCACAGCAAACAAGTGCActcgttttgttttttttattattattttaaaaaaagctaGTCAacgtaaattttaattttaagagctATACGTTCTCGTGAGCCAATATTAAAGTAGCCATTCTGTAGcaaaaactaatatttaaaagacaatttgaaaaaaaataaaaaacacaacacTTCTCAaatgctaaaataaaatatgatgcgcgtataaaacaataaacaataatgtCCTCGACAAAGATACATAACAACATCAATTCAacttttttgcttttctttatGGAGTGGATTTGGATCTATTTTTTACCATGAGTATCCCATTTACGAGGCACCCTGATTTCTGTTGATGTCTTGGTCCATCTTTGATCCTTGAGTATCCCATTTACGAGGCACCCTGATTTCTGTTGATGTCTTGGTCCATCTTTGATCCTTGTAGGCCCGGATATTCTAGAATCTTCAGCATTAAGGCAAGCTTGTCCATTACATTAAGGGATTTGCTAGGGGCACCCAGCAgaattgctggtgcacccagtaaattttgaaattcccaaaAATGCCCTTCATACTTTTTTGCAAACTTGTTCCGTTGACAGGGGCGGACAACGGAAGATTTCTTCCGCCCCTGTCAATAGCAGAAGAAatgcggaagaaccttcttccgtgggttacttagttaaattattttgttaattttaagattattttgtactggttaaataattttttcctcttagaagttgACCAATGACCGATTCTTTTACGCACCGCATGATATGTGTCGGTCACATTTTTCCTGAAATTTTTTACAGTAAAATTCATTTTGGACTCCTCGTTCTTCACAGTTACACACACTCCAGTCACAcacttcttcctctctctatTTCTCTAACTCTGACCATGCAATTGGCATTGGTCTCATTGCATTCTCTATAGAAATGACGAACAAGGTCAAAGGAAAAGGCAAGGAGGTTGCCGGAAAAGGTTATGCCGGCAAGCGCAAGGGCGCCTTTGACGACGACAAGACCGGTGGCGGCTGAAAGAGAAACAAGTGAGGTGTCCTTCAGTTTTTTCTGACAACGAATTAAATGTCGCGCCAAGAAGGATGAACATGCCAGACAAGGGCCAGAGTAGCAGGCCACGTGTCGTCCCTAAAAAGGAAATGTTGGcccgaaattaatttttttgagttttgggcCTTCTGTTGCAGGCCCTTTTCGAATGAACCGGTGTCtgctgttattttttttggatttgttgATGTGTAAACATGAGGCAGACCACCTTTGGAGAGTCTCACGGCTTTcccagataattttaaaaaaaccccGAACAGGAGTACTTAGGCAAGTTTACATGGCCCGAAACCaacttttttgagttttgggcCTTCTGTTGCAGGCCCTTTTCGAATGAATCGGTgtctgttgttattttttttggattcgttGACGTGCAAACATGAGGCAGGCCACCTTTGGAGAGTCTCACGGCTttctcaaataatttaaaaaaaaaccccgAACAGGGGTACTTAGGCAACTTTACATGGTCTGAAACCaacttttttgagttttgggcCTTCTGTTGTAGGCCCTTTTCGAATGAACCGGTGTctcctgttatttttttttttggattcgttGACGTGCAAACATGAGGCAGGCCACCTTTGGAGAGTCTCACGGCTTTcccagataatttaaaaaaaaaccccgAACAGTGGTACTTAGACAAGTTTACATGGCCCAAAACcaacttttttgagtttttggCCTTCTGTTGCAGGCCCTTTTCGAATGAACCGGTgtctgttgttattttttttggattcgcTGACGTGCAAACATGAGGCAGGCCACCTTTGGAGAGTCTCACGGCTTTCtcagataattttaaaaaaaacctcgAACAGACGTACTTAGGCAACTTTACATGCCCCGAAACCAACTTTTTTGGGGTTCGGGCCTTACTTCTGCTGACTCTTCCATGCAAGGTTTGATGAAATAAGTAGTTCTGTGAACTGGGTTTGATGGTACACAATAGTTAATGATGTCAGACGACAATGACTGACGTGACCCGACAGTGAACAACATGAAAGGAGGTTGCTTTAGTTTTACGCTTCACAATGTAAAATAGTCACGGGTCTGGTAAAAGTGAAGCCATGTGTCTGGCTGGGCCATCTATATAAATGAAAGATGGGGATGTCCATGGTACTAAACAACAACTGGTATTCAGagtttgtcaaattaattttcgATAAACAATGGCATTCTTAGGAGAGACTTCGTCCCAGACGATCGTGAACTCGAGGTTggctttcatttttccaaatggaacCGTCATTCACAATGAGTGTGgggtttattttcaaagttctaGTCCAATGCCCATGCGAGTACCAAACATGCGATTTTTCAACTCTCAAAAGCAGAATACACAACAGCCTTCAGCTAAACAACAATCAAGTTGCGGATGAAATTCATTACCGACAACCAGTGGAAGATACAGGTAACAACATTCACTTTGAAagtatgcaattgaaaaatgacatGGATGTGAACACCATGTTAATGTataatgatcaattttcatTTGTTGGACCGATTGAGTTGTTATGTATCGTTGGTAGAACAGCAGATGCaattttaaacttacttgaacgccCCAGCATCCCTACACATGATGCAGTTCTGTATTACAACGGAAGGTGGAACATGCCACGCCAAAACAACTTTGTGGGTTACACGTTCACCGgaataaatccaaaaaaatttgatattccAAAAGGATGTAGCATAGATcaactgaaggatttgatcaagcaagtAGCACCTAAAGGGAATCCTCCTCATGGGATTCACGAATCCCAAGTTGTAAGGCGTTTGTTTTATCGACAACCTAGTCATTTGGAGTATTCTGAGAAAgttttagaatttgaaattattgagctGAAATGTGACGACGACGTGCTAAAGGTGCTGGTAGAGTCCAATTACTGGAAACAATTTGTGCCAAAAGAAATTTTGGCTCTCTTTAGTAAAGTGGTTATGGAAAATGAGGATGATGTGGTTACCTCCTTGCGTGATTGAATGGTAGTTAAATGTTAGGTTGTTTCGTGCAAATTAAATTTGTGTCCATGATATTGTAGTCGATGTAATATGTCTTAGTGTGTCAATTTGTTATGTTTGTGACCCGTTTGTAATGTCTAGTATGTAtgaaaaaggaataaaagttttattatcaacttttatcaaaaaaatttctaacttattgttgtttaaattatataataattttcagtataaattaaaatttctaacttattttgtccaatcaattacatttaactaaaatttgtaacttatttgtttcaatgactaagttatttttttaaaatttctaacttattttttaaaatttccaactcatttttaaaaaaaattaacttatttttttgaaatttctaacttattttttaaaatctctaacttatttttttaaaaatttctaagttatttatttaaaattcgtaacttatttttttttaaatttctaacttattgttgtttaaattatataataattttcagtataaattaaaatttctaacttattttgtccaatcaattacatttaataaaaatttctaacttatttgtttcaatcaattaaaatgtctaagttatttttttaaaatttctaacttactttttaaaatgcctaacttattttttaaaatttgtaacttattttttttgaaatttctaacttattgttgtttaaattatataataattttcagtataaattaaaatttctaacttattttgtccaatcaattacatttaattaaaatttgtaacttatttgtttcaatcaattaaaatttctaacttatttttttaaaatttctaacttactttttaaaatgtctaacttattttttaaaatttgtaacttatttttaaaaaatttctaacttattgttgtttaaattatataataattttcagtataaattaaaatttctaacttattttgtccaatcaattacatttaattaaaatttctaacttatttgtttcaatcaattaaaatttctaacttactttttaaaatgtctaacttattttttaaaatttgtaacttatttttaaaaatttctaacttatatttatcacatacataaacaaatactaaaattaacaatttaagtaaaaagataatttaaatacataaagaAATAGAGACATTATCTAAGTCAATGTGGCCCACCTGCCTGACGTGTTTCAGCTGTAGCCTCGTCTAGGGTGACCTCAAGTAGCTCCGTCAACAGGGCGACTGCGTCAGATGTAGCCAGCGGCTCGAATGAATGCAGTGCGCCAGTAATCGGAATGTGCAGCAGTGACGAAATGTCGTATAGAGTGATCGTCACCTCCCCTACTGGGAGGTGGAAGCTGCTCGTCTCCCTATGCCACCTCTCAACAAAGGCGGATATGAGTCCAGGATCAGTGGTGATCACAGAACACCTGATCAATGGATCCAATCCGGTGGCCGCAATCATACCTTCGATCTCAGCAGCCGGTCTCCCAAATTTATCTACTTTCCTACCATGGGAGACCAACTTGAGATCGGCTTGCTCCTAAATTGAATAACAGTTTATAAACTTgtgtatttcaaaataaaagaaattacttTTGAATTACTGGAATAAAATAAGTATGTACCTGTCCACTCCATATGTTGTGTGCCACATGATCAGCAAATCCTATCAAAACAGATGGATCGCGTGGCCCACCGGGGAACCCCTCATCATCATCAGTTGTCCCATCACTAGCCAATCGATCTATCTCAGCATCATCGGCAGTTGCTGTCCTCTCTGGGCTACCATCAGACGCATGAGGCACATCCTCAGCCAACTGAGGAACATCCTCAGGCAACTGAGGAACATCCTCGACTTTCTGGGTAACCCGCTGCCTACGTGCTGAGGCAGTGGGCCTACGACGCCGAGGAACATCCTCAACCACATCCTGACTAAGGTCTCTACCTCTACCTACCACACGACGTAGACCTCGTGTTCTAACCATGATATGAAATCATGAAGAACATTTACTTTTATTCGTCAAATTAAACATTCAAATAATTTGTAACAAAGCTTTCGAATCCTAACTAATCCACATAATTTATCCAAATCCACAGATTATATATTTAGTTCAAcataatttatccaaataattgacatacaaatgcatatataaatcacaccaaatataattcaatttacATATAAATGCAATTTTTAATAGCAACTAAATAACACTTTTCTCTAGGTCTCATTTAGCTTTTAGATGTCCTTACATTACAATAAGACTAATGGTATGCAATTTATGATTGCAGATTTCTTTAGTTCACTCAGGGCTAGAGTATATGATGATGAGGTGAGGAAGTGgatttttgttgttggtgttgaCTTCATTGGGAAGAAGCTTGTGAATTTGGTGATGACTTCATTGGACCTCCAACCTTTGACCAACTGAAGATGACTTCGACCAACCTCTTGGAGTATGGTAACATGCTTGTCCAAGAACAAAAGAATGTGAATACTGACCTCAGAGAATGATGAGACACTTGATCTTATTCATGTCAGGTATGTTTACACCATTTTTGTTCTGTTTTGTGGCTACGATTCAGTGGGCTCGTGTCCACTGAAAGGGCTAACTTGGATTGGACGCCATGAGTTGTAATCACCAACTGCACATGAATCTTAGTTTCAATGAAAGTATATGCTTTGATAAGAGATTTTCATGGTTGTGGGTGCTTAGATTCATTGAATTTGTCCTAGTTGTTTATTATTCTTTCAATAAGAGCTTCTCATCTTTGTCAAGGAAGGGATTTAATGGTCAGAAATAGACAGCTAGGCTTTATCACCAAATAAGGATCTTTGGTTTGTATTGAGTATTAGTAATACTAATTACCCATAATTCCTGCCAATTACTagccttatttttatttttttaattttaattaagctaATTATGTCAAGGTATATGCTTTGTAAAGAAATTCCTACTAAACTTTTTCATACCATTTAGAGTGCATTTGGTTTGGAATGGCTTGGATTTGTAACTAATACAAATACATGTAACTAATACAAATGTGGGTGCTTGGATTTGTAATCACCAAGTGCATCATTTTGTATTCAAAATTCTCAACACATCAAATTAGAGGAATCAAGGTGTTCCATCATTTCGTGTTCAATTTCTTAACTAGCTATTTATGTTGTATTTTACAATATTATCTTCTACTAGCTAAACTCGTCTCATGCTTGATCTTTGTCTCGTAACAGGCATAGCACaacatttcttttaaattatagcTGAGGTTCCTCACCATAGTGTCATATTTCCTGTGAAAAGGAATTGGATAACCAATTTAATTTTGCTCTTTCATGTTGTGTTCCACATAACAATTCAATTTATGCAGTGTATACAGTTATTTACACATCCTAACCAAATGACAGCAAATAACAATTCAATTTAGACATCCTAATGGATAAATCAATCACACCAAAATGACAGCAAATAACAATTCAATTTAGACATCCTAATAGCaactaaaaaacacaaaattaaggaGTTTGTGTAACTTAAATACCATATACACTttgcaacacctaataaataaataaaactaactaataatatcaataaattgCTGGTTCAGAcataattttcaagaaaaaaaccaATATACAGCAAAATGTATCCTGCGGAAGAAGTTTGGAAGGTTCTTCCGCGAGAAGGATTGAAAGTCTGCGAAAGAAGGTTCCGCAGGTTCTTCCGCGAGAAGAAAATGGAGTCAGCGGAAGAAGGTGTTCTTCCGCTGACTCCATTTTCGTCCCCTAACACACAcgcggaagaagcttcttctcGCGGAAGAACTTCGTCTTCAACCTCCAGCACCAAACAACAACAATGTCGTCTATCCTAAGGCCATTAACGCGATTCTAACAGATAACCAAAGCCAATGGGGTTAGAACACTAACCTCGATGGCGGAAGAAACGCTCACAGAAACCCAATGAAGAAGACGAAGGGACGGAACCAAAATGGAGAAGAAGATTGCTGCGAGGAAGACTGCTGCGAGGAAGCTCACTGAAGAACACGAACGAGGAAGGAGCTCGGAAGAAGACTGCAGACCAAGAGGAAGAAGGCAAAGAAGGGGAGAAAAATGATGGGTGCACGGACCAGGAATGAGCGCGGAAGAagaaaggttttttttaaaaaaattattaacttttgatttttaaaggAAGGGCATTTTTGTAACTTCAATGAATTGTTGGGTGGATCAACaattttgctgggtgcacctagcaacagccATAGAGGAAAAACACTAGGGTCTTGTGAATACGAAACCAACAAATATTCCTAAGGAATGTACTctactttaataaaaataattcacgTAGCTTCAACAAATCtaaaactttcaaaaaatatatattaatgaagtacatgtaatttaaatatttggggGACACATTTTTATAGAGCAGGTTATAAAGAAGAAACAGGGTATGATGGTTTGAAAATTAGA
The genomic region above belongs to Glycine max cultivar Williams 82 chromosome 14, Glycine_max_v4.0, whole genome shotgun sequence and contains:
- the LOC102663806 gene encoding uncharacterized protein, with amino-acid sequence MVRTRGLRRVVGRGRDLSQDVVEDVPRRRRPTASARRQRVTQKVEDVPQLPEDVPQLAEDVPHASDGSPERTATADDAEIDRLASDGTTDDDEGFPGGPRDPSVLIGFADHVAHNIWSGQEQADLKLVSHGRKVDKFGRPAAEIEGMIAATGLDPLIRCSVITTDPGLISAFVERWHRETSSFHLPVGEVTITLYDISSLLHIPITGALHSFEPLATSDAVALLTELLEVTLDEATAETRQAGGPH